The sequence below is a genomic window from Pseudorasbora parva isolate DD20220531a chromosome 4, ASM2467924v1, whole genome shotgun sequence.
atttgtaactctaatgagagcagtctcagtgctatgatacggtctaaatcctgactggaaatcctcacagataccatttctttctagaAAGGAGCATagttgtgaagacacagccttttctagtattgttcatagaaacggtagattcgagattggcgtGTAattgactctgtgtgtgtgtgtgtgtgtgtgtgtctcaccggGTCTGGGCCTCCTCCAGTGCTAGCGGAGCGCGGATCTGCTCGCTCACGTCCTGCCGCGTGCTGAAGAACACACAGGAGCCCTGCAGGCCGCTCGGGTCATCCGTCAACACACACACCGGATACACATCCAGCGGATCCGCCTCACGCATCTCATGGATACCTGTGTTCCGGTCCACCTCCACaaacctgcacacacacacacggagaaacacacacacagatcaatcaatcagctttatttatatcacgcttttacaatgacgattgcttgagagagagagagagagagagagagagagagagagagagagagagagagagagagagagagagagagagagagagagagagagagagagagagagagagagagagtaaacgCCTCTAATGTAATAAATCTAAACATGACTAGCTTTTATAACATCGTTAAAACATTTGAGCAACTTCACCATATTAATctttaatcatatttcacacacttcaTGAAAACTGGAAAATCATGTTTTGGTAAATCAATATTGTGTTATAAGACGTAACAAGACTACAAACTCAAACTCATTCAAACTTTaaaaacacacacctgactTTAACGTCAAATTcagtcatatttttatttttgggggtTAGGGTAACTTGGGTCAGTTTCAATTTAGCATAAATGGCATCTTTGTTATCATAATTTCAAGTCCTAATCTTGACCTTTTATGTCAATTTCGACGTCTTATGTCATGTTTTGGCCATAATAAGGACTttttaagtcataatttcaactttgtcagtgtcaacttatgtcataatttagctGTCATCATTACCACTAACAGTAAAGCTATTTCCAACAGCACAGCCGTAAAGCCCGTGTAAGTGCGGTAAAGCGTCGGTACCGGTCGTGCAGCGCGACGGTTCTGCGGCTCTCCGGCAGCAGGTAAAAGCGGACCGCGTCGCTCCGGATTAAGCTGCTCCAGATGAACTGCTGCGTGAGCGGATCCAGATTCAGACCGAACTCCGGCTGCCGAGTGCGCAGTCTCATCCACAGCGTCTGAATGCTGATCCCGTCCAAACCCTCCAGGGCCACCTCATCCAGAACCGCGTCCAGCGGGTCCATCACTATCGCTgtctgagaacacacacacacacacacacacacacgagcgcgCGCTTCCGCTGCCCCTCCGCAACACTGACACCCGCCGCGCGCCTCCGGTACTACTGCACACAGTAAACAAAACACGACATACAACAGAGAAGTCAAACTAAAGCTAACGAAAGGCTTTCGTTTAACATCTAAAATAACAAATGTATGTTTTTCAAAAACACAAAAGGTTTGACCCTGCACCACAAACCTTAAGGGTAAATAATAATATCACAAATAATAtttcattgatgtatggttCGTTATTAGGACagtatttgaaaatctggaatctgagggtgcaaaaacaatttaaatattgagaaaatctcctttaaagttgtctaAATTAAGTCATATTgctactaataatacatgtgTGATATGAAAATgtactaaatatcttcattgagcatgatcttaatatcTGATTGAAGATAGAAATCTTGCTTccgaacagaaataagattatttttctcaccccattggcagatcattttgcctgttttaagcaaaaactctcttcatttagatttagtTCTTTCcagagaaaacaagaaaaaatatctcatgtcgttttactgatctagtaaatgcatcttgatttaagaatattttttagatatttggactggaaacaagacaaaaatactgaggaagaagagcttttttttttgcagtgtaatgtTGGGTCACATTTTAAAACgcttttattgttttctttctctttaTTGTGCAGTTGTGTTGTAGAACAGGTGAAGAAACCATTCAAACAGAGTCTccaatgactttattcagcagcAAACTTGGcttaggcttggttgtgtttatggggcgcagtataacatgtcttgatattttatttatttttttaacactgtatttttcttctatcctccctttattccacaccgctgtctgtgctttgaacggctcgtttgcttcctgcttctatgaagcccctccctctgaaaaacgcagtggtcttagattggttagatggccaaatgtagtttcctgtattttgattggctgaagtcccaagcacaggttaaggccacgccccttcccattacgggcagaagtcacatctgcggagactagcgagggtttatgatgtcaccaacccaggaagaagatcgttgtagtccaaaccggccatttttgtaggcaataaactgcggtaactttaaaagacaatatctccgtttgcagtgaactttcagcgctgtaactttgcagagactgttaatgctcaagcagcgacattacacactaactaaagttacacaagtcacatcGCATACAACCGCCCCTTTAAATAAACAGACTTTGAGGAAAGCCGGATCATGACGGATCGCTCGTTCTCTCCACTCTGGCGATGATCTTCCGCTCAAATGTGGGCAAGATGGCGGCGTCCTCGCGGATCTCCTCGTAGACCGCGCCGCACTCGAACTCTGCGCTCGCGCTCTGGAAGTAGAACCGGAATGGCCCTCTGCGGGTCAGCAGGGATTTAAAGCGGCCCAGGGTCACGGCAGGGTCACCGCACACACACGTCCTGTACGGGATCGCGTCTCCGCTGTAATAATACACCACGGTCACACACCTGCTGGACATGCCACGTTCTTCTTCCTGTCAGAACAGGAAGTTGCACATCAATAACCTGTAGAGTACACAGCTAACACACAGTGTGTGACAGTAACTCACGCGAGTGTCTTGAGTCTGTATCTGCAGCTCCTGCAAACGCCTCATCAGTTCAGCTGCGAAGGTGTGTGGAGTCATCTTCacctgttacacacacacagagaataACGAGCACATATCACACACCTGCAGAACATTGCCCTAAGAatcttcttcccatagtgcatcctggggccatgtgttccccaggtaagccacacacacacacacccggccatccacgtgatgtagaagaacacgtgattcctcagaccaggccaccttcttccattgctccgtggtccagttctgatgctcacgtgccactgttggtgctttcggcggggtcagaggtcaccctgactggtccatacgcctcaaactgagctgctctgtgtattctgacagctttctatcagaaccagcattaacttctggagcagtttgagctccagtagctcgtctgtttgatcggaccccacgggccagccttcgctccccacggtcatca
It includes:
- the LOC137072612 gene encoding axin-1-like; this encodes MRRLQELQIQTQDTREEERGMSSRCVTVVYYYSGDAIPYRTCVCGDPAVTLGRFKSLLTRRGPFRFYFQSASAEFECGAVYEEIREDAAILPTFERKIIARVERTSDPS